The sequence tgcaggtGTAATCGTTCATGCCATCCAAGCATGTGCCACCATTCTGGCAGGGGTAGTTGGCGCACTCGTCAATGTTGTCCTCGCAGTTGGCTCCGGAGAAGCCCTCAGGACACTGGCACATGTAGGAGTTCACAAGGTCCATACACTGGGCACCTGGAGACATTAAAAAGGCATGTTAAACCAACTGTTACAGTAATCATTCATGTCCTCAGACTTTGAATAGAAAGGTTAAACTGGTAAACACAGAACTGGAGAAGTTTGTTTCAGCTTACCGTTGGAGCATGGGTTGGAGGTGCAGTGGTCGATCTTCTTCTCACAGTTGAATCCGGCATAGCCGAGAGGACACTGGCAGTAGTATCCTCCCTCTGGGTTGTCAGCACAGCGTCCGCCGTTAAAGCAAGGCCCATCAGCACAGGTCATGGCACTGAGCTCACAGCTGTTGCCATAGAAGCCTGGGGGGCAGGCACATGTGTATGTGTTTTCTAAATCCTGTCAGAGGCGAGACAAAGCACTTGCTAAGCAAAAGTTACAACTCCTTAATGACTTGTTATTAATTTGTTATGCTACATTCACCATGAGGAATGCCTGCCAGCTCTAGCATAGCAGCACCACACACACTATGTGACACTACATCACTGAGAAATGCTTTCTAATGTAACTAATGAGGGGCAGCTCAGAAAAAAATACTTACAGTGCAGCTTCCCCCATTTTGGCAGGGGTTGTCGGAACATTCATTAACCTCAATCTCACAGCTGGCCCCAGTGAAGCCAGGTTTACAGGAGCAGGTGTAGCTACCCTGGCCAGTATTGGTACAAGTGGCTCCATTCACGCAGGGCTTGTGGTGTGTGCAGTAGTTGAGATCTGAAACAGACAATGGCACATGCGGATTAGTCTTCTGAGAGTTAATGTACAGTGATATCCAGGATGTTTTTATGACTTGTTTTAAGGCCAAGATGTGCCCTATTCTCTGAACCTGATTGGTATGGTGGCTTAGATAACATAGTGGGGATACTGTATGTCATCTCAACACAAGCACAGTCTAGATCTGGTGGAGAAGGACAGATGAGCACTAGTCAGTTGCATATGGGAGATAAACAGAACTCACCTTGGTTGCAGAAGAGGCCACCCCACCCCTCCAGGCAGCTACACTGCCACGGCTGCTGGCAGGTGCCATGAAGACATCCTGGGTAGCGGATGCAGTCATCACAGTAACGCCCACTGAAGCCAACTCTACACCTGTAACCACACACAATGCTCATGGTTAGATATCTGGCATATATGAAACTACACCAAGCGGTGATCCTGTTGACTGGTGTTTAACCCAGACAGAAGATGGACAAATCACTGGGACTTACTTGCATTCACCAGGCTTGTCACAGAACCCGTGCTCCTCGCCACAACCAGGAAGACAGATTGCTGCAATGAGATAGACCATCACAAGTGAATCACGGGAATCTAACTCATTGGAACAtgtgtttatttacatttaagtcatttagcagacgctcttatccagagcgacttacaaattatacCAGCAGAGCTTATTTTCAGATAGGCCCTTTCAGTAAACACTGGTTCATTCATTTCAGTGGGCTGGTGGCCCCATTAGCCGTTACCTAGAGAATATGCTCCACTTGTCACCAGGGGGACTAACATTCTGCTTAACACAGTTGCTGCCTATACAAAGGCTTCTTTTTCGGCTAAATATGGGTcagaaggggttagggttaaccataACTATGGGTcagaaggggttagggttaaccataACTATGGGTcagaaggggttagggttaaccataACTATAGgtcagaagggttagggttaaccataACTATGGGTcagaaggggttagggttaaccataACTATGGGTcagaaggggttagggttaaccataACTATGGgtcagaagggttagggttaaccataACTATGGGTcagaaggggttagggttaaccataACTATGGGTcagaaggggttagggttaaccataACTATGGgtcagaagggttagggttaaccataACTATAGGTCAGAAGGGTTAGAGTTAACCATAACTATGGgtcagaagggttagggttaaccataACTATGGgtcagaagggttagggttaaccataACTATGGgtcagaagggttagggttaaccataACTATGGGTCAGAAGGGGTAGGGTTAACCATAACTATGGGTCAGAAGGGGTAGGGTTAACCATAACTATGGgtcagaagggttagggttaaccataACTATGGGTCAGAAGGgtcagaagggttagggttaaccataACTATGGgtcagaagggttagggttaaccataACTATGGgtcagaagggttagggttaaccataACTATGGgtcagaagggttagggttaatcaTAACTATGGgtcagaagggttagggttaaccataACTATGGgtcagaagggttagggttaaccataACTATGGgtcagaagggttagggttaaccataACTATGGGTCAGTAGTCCCTTTTTTCTTGCTGCTGATACAACCCCTCCCCTTAATGTCCCTGAGTCTGTGCAGATACAATGTGGACAGCTGGTGTACGTGGTGCCAGTGCAGGACAGCTGGTGTACGTGGCGCCAGTGCAGGACAGCTGGTGTACGTGGCGCCAGTGCAGGACAGCTGGTGTACGTGGCGCCAGTGCAGGACAGCTGGTGTACGTGGCGCCAGTGCAGGACAGCTGGTGTACGTGGCGCCAGTGCAGGACAGCTGGTGTACGTGGCGCCAGTGCAGGACAGCTGGTGTACGTGGCGGCAGTGCAGGACAGCTGGTGTACGTGGCGCCAGTGCAGGACAGCTGGTGTACGTGGCGCCAGTGCAGGACAGCTGGTGTACGTGGCGCCAGTGCAGGACAGCTGGTGTACGTGGCGCCAGTGCAGGACAGCTGGTGTACGTGGCGCCAGTGCAGGACAGCTGGTGTACGTGGCGCCAGTGCAAGACAGCTGGTGTACGTGGCGCCAGTGCAGGACAGCTGGTGTACGTGGCGCCAGTGCAGGACAGCTGGTGTACGTGGCGCCAGTGCAGGACAGCTGGTGTATGTGGTGCCAGTGCAGAACAGCTGGTGTATGTGGTGCCAGTGCAGGACAGCTGGTGTATGTGGTGCCAGTGCAGGACAGCTGGTGTATGTGGTGCCAGTGTAGGACAGCTGGTGTACGTTGTGCCAGTGCAGGACAGCTGGTCCATTGTCTACTCTCACTCAGCAGCTGCCTGCTTCCAACAATACCTCACTAAGCCAATCAACGCCAAGTGCACTGCCAAGTAGCCAATCAGGCATTACATTTAATCTATGGCTTGCGTGTGAATATTCGGCAAATTTCTCTTATTTAAATTTGCCTAAACAGTGCAACCCACATTTTGATAAGTGAAACGATTTGGTATTAACGCATGATTTATTCTGACTAATGACTGCAAATTAACCACATTCATACTTTTGTAAAAGAAAAACGGAACAACATAAGTTAGTATGGGCAAAGCAGAAGTAAGGAGGATGCAGTCTACTTACGTTCTGTGCAGTAGGTTCCCTTCCATCCTGAGTTGCAGATGATCTCGCCACGGTCCCCACAGGTGAAGTGACCGAAGGCATCATCTCGTGGACGGCAGAAAACAGAACAACCCTCCCCGTAGTAATGCTCATCACAAACAAATCGGTAGGAGTATTTCAGCTCTGTTCTTCCACTAGTTTGTAAATCAGAGGACCACTCATCGCCCACTGTCAGATGCTTCTGAGTGGTGAAGCGACTGATCAGACCTTCAGGGTTATCTGAAAATTGTGAATACAGGAATTAGTACATACATCCCTATAAATATTTACAATTAATCATTTTGTTTGGTGACCTGTTGCTCTGTATTGAATTTACCTGTTGAAAGATCGTCGCCAGAATCTGTGTGTAGGGCCTCAATGATGAGAGAGAATGTCCCCTGTTGAAAAAAAAGAACAATTATAATAATGAACAACTGTGCCAAAGGGTTAGAAGGTGCTGAGGCCCCACAGGCCATAAACATTGGGCTGTTAGGCCTGATAGAGGTGAACCACCGTTAGGCTTCTGTTAGGCCTGATAGAGGTGAGCCACCTAAGTTAGGCTTCTGTTAGGCCTGATAGAGGTGAACCACCGTTAGGCTTCTGTTAGGCCTGATAGAGGTGAGCCACCTAAGTTAGGCTTCTGTTAGGCCTGATAGAGGTGAGCCACCTAAGTTAGGCTTCTGTTAGGCCTGATAGAGGTGAGCCACCTAAGTTAGGCTTCTGTTAGGCCTGATAGAGGTGAGCCACCTAAGTTAGGCTTCTGTTAGGCCTGATAGAGGTGAGCCACCTAAGTTAGGCTTCTGTTAGGTCTGATAGAGGTGAGCCACCTTTAGGCTCCTGTTAGGCTTGATAGAGGTGAGCCACCTTTAGGCTCCTGTTAGGCTTGATAGAGGTGAGCCACCTTTAGGCTCCTGTTAGGCTTGATAGAGGTGAGCCACCTTTAGGCTCCTGTTAGGCTTGATAGAGGTGAGCCACCTTTAGGCTCCTGTTAGGTCTGATAGAGGTGAGCCACCTTTAGGCTCCTGTTAGGCCTGATAGAGGTGAGCCACCTTTAGGCTCCTGTTAGGCCTGATAGAGGTGAGCCACCTTTAGGCTCCTGTTAGGCCTGATAGAGGTGAGCCACCTTTAGGCTCCTGTTAGGCCTGATAGAGGTGAGCCACCTTTAGGCTCCTGTTAGGCCTGATAGAGGTGAGCCACCTTTAGGCTCCTGTTAGGCCTGATAGAGGTGAGCCACCTTTAGGCTCCTGTTAGGCTTGATAGAGGTGAGCCACCTTTAGGCTCCTGTTAGGCTTGATAGAGGTGAGCCACCTTTAGGCTCCTGTTAGGCCTGATAGAGGTGAGCCACCTTTAGGCTCCTGTTAGGCCTGATAGAGGTGAGCCACCTTTAGGCTCCTGTTAGGCCTGATAGAGGTGAGCCACCTTTAGGCTCCTGTTAGGCTTGATAGAGGTGAGCCACCTTTAGGCTCCTGTTAGGCTTGATAGAGGTGAGCCACCTTTAGGCTCCTGTTAGGCCTGATAGAGGTGAGCCACCTTTAGGCTCCTGTTAGGCCTGATAGAGGTGAGCCACTTTTAGGCTTCACACTTAATTCCACCACTTCCCCATTTACTCGAAGTTTCATGCAGAGATGCCAATTATACTCCAACTATGAAGATATGAAGTTTCCCACCCTGATAGCATTTGTTAAACGTGCCTTAGCATATCCCAGGACAGGAGGGGGACTACATTTCACTATGACCGTTAATGGCATTGTCAAAGCCCCATAAGTGGTGAACCTTGAGCATGCTGAACAAGATTGTATAATTTGACAAAGCTGTGCTTAAATACTCACCGGCCACGTGAATCCAAAAGAAAACGGAATAGGGTTAGCGAATGCTTCTGCAGTTGTTTCCGGCACTTGGAAGGAGTTTGATCCGAGGACAGGAGTCACCGCACCGCCATAGGTACAAGGGGGTTCCGGTGATACATTAACTTGATAATGCTTCAAGCAGATTCTAAAAAACGTTCTGCATTCACACTGCTGAATCCCAGAGGCACTTTTGCAGCAGTTTGTATTGCCTGTCACTCCTTTCTTGTTGAGAAACTCTTGCAACTTCAACTCGAAAACCCCTGAACAAAAACCCTGTAAAAACACAATTAAAACATGAAGGTTGTATTCTATTATGTTTTTGATATGTAGCCTACACATGACTAATGAATACACTTAAATTACAAATCAATTCAAAAGAGAGTCAAATTCGCAATACCTGGCCTATCAAGACACAAAGGATGACAGCTATCACACGCGACTGGCGTCCCATTGTGCTGAGGATATTCAATAAATAGTTCAATGTCCACGAGCCAGGGCAATTGACGTATATCCCAGCTCAGAAAATCATCGAGAAAGTTATTTTCCGTAATCAAAAGTCCCACTTAAAAATCCGTACGGTCTTCAGACGTCTTGAATGGAACTGGAGTTTATCTCGATGCTTCTCAGTGTGACTTCATGAACAAAGTTTACAATACAATGTAATCCTCAGCAGTGGTGCCGGTGACGAAAAATCCCAACGAAAAAATGGGGAATGAACTCGAAATTCCGTGCCAAGGTGTTAATACCGATCCAGTTATTAGATATTGCAGTTCAGCACAGCTTCTGACTTGAGGGCGCAAATGAGACAACCCAGTTTTAAGGCtgcttgtgttttgtttatttcccCTTGATTGACAATGATAAAAAAATGTAGTGATCCAAAACACTTCCCCAAGGCTTTCTCAGATCTTCGCCCTAAGTAACTATGCGTGTGTCTGAGGTCCCAGCCAGCCTGCCGCTAGTTATATACAGACTGCGCTGCTACGGTAATGAGATGCAAATGAGCTAGTCTACTCCCCAATCTGTCTCGAGCTGTCACAAAGGGACACTTTTCAAAACCTCCCTCTCAAAATATCGCCAAATGGTCATTGAGCTGTAAAATGTACAACCCTTCCCCATGGCACAAAACAAAACACTCTCATTTAGATTCCAACAAAATGTTCACCTGCAGAATCCTTTACATCCCTCTCTGATATCAACCTCAAATTACATCACATAACATATCCGCATTGTAGAACCCATGTAGGCAACGGTACGCTCCAAATAGGCCTACATCTTCCACGCTTAATGTAAGACTATTTTTCCTTCTTTAGCTTTTCAACATCACCCTTTTCTCCTAAACTTaactttttatttcattttttaaaaatgtgttaAAGTGTGCCCACATAAACTGTTTATTCACACAATAACAATTCATGTATTTAATCACAATATAAAACTAATGGTCAACATGAATTTACATTTCATCAAAATGGAAAATCAATAACTTATAAACAGGTTTTCACATAGCTCTTGGAAAATCTTGCCAAAAACCTAAGGATACTATCTTGATATAATTCAATGAAATCTACAAAaacatatactttttttttttaaattatgagTTTTGACAACTTTACACATCAACAGGTCAAGTGGATGCTTTTTTCTTGTCTTTTTTTTACAACTGTAATATTGTGTTGACTTTAGGCATATATGTATAGAtttaacattttacattcttGTATGCTGGGCAGTAAAAACTGAGCTAGTGTGTCGTTCGCATGGCTGTCATTAAGGCACTTTGTTATTGTGCGGGCCGAGGGAAAGAATACGTTTCTTCTTTGTTGCTCTCAGCTGTATGGTAATTCAGGCAGCAGCACCTGCTCTCTCCACAATGTACTAGGGAGAAAGAGCTCCCCTCGGCGCACGCTGCCGTCCCTACAACAATGTCCTCCGTTTAAAGAAAAACGCGTAGTTTGCTATTCCAGAAAAAAGTCAACAGGTTTTTGGTTATTTCAATATTAGCCAACAACAGAGATTTTTAAACTAGCCTATAACATTTGGTAAACTGTTCATTCTTTTTCATTGGTGAAACTTTTAGAAACATATTTGTGTCCTGTGAAAGAGGACATCATTTGTGCTGATGGTTCTAAGCTGATTACTCTGCCTCTCTGGTGAcactgagactgtgtgtgtgtgtgtgtgtgtgtgtgtgtgtgtgtgtgtgtgtgtgtgtgtgtgtgtgagggtgggtCGGGTGGTCTTAATTAGGACGCTAATTGAAACGGAATTTCAATTTTTGGCGGGTGGCAGCAACGACATTTGAATGAGCGGCGTTCCAAAACAAGAAAAGCATTGATCCCATGCGCAATTACGCAACGTTTTCCCCCGTGTGTTTTAGTCTACTCTTGGGTTTACTAAGACATTGTGTGTAGCCGATGTAATGTCTGAGTGATGTTTTTATGTTTAGAATCATTATAATGGTCAAGATATGACACTTCCAAATAAAGATTTGGAATAGGTGCCTACCTTTCTACCCAAAGGAAATGGATGAGAGAGAACATTTCAACACTATGACTAATACCATTATGCATGTGTTCACATGGCCATATGGTTTCGAAGATCCGTGTTGTATTTAACCAGTTGATTCTTCAATACACCCAATGCAGTAATCCGAAGGATGTGGCTCTACGTTTTTACAGGTTTTTTCTCTGTACGTAATTCCGCGTGCTTGAGGTTTACGCGATCACCTCTTCTCCCAACCCTTCTGTCGTCATATAGGCAGGCCTACGCTGCACTATCAGGCGTTTCTTTTATTGACGTGGCATTCATTTATCGATTATGGCAGCAAAGCATAACTGAAAGGCATGGTGAAATCCTGCAGAATCATGATCACTACACGTATTATTTTCAAACAAAATGTATGCCTCGAGATTCTGTCTTGGATAAATCAAGCATAAAGCTTCTTCTTCGAACTCCCCCTTCATTCTGAAGGTGGACTTTGGGGAGACTGTTTAACTTAAGTGTTTCTATAGGGGGCTGTTGTACTTTAACTCCTGCCCACCAGTAGCTCCATTGAACAAAAGAGAGACTCGAGGTCTGACTATTCATCTTTTCTTTGCGCTTTAATTTTCATTGATTTTGAATACAAGGGGAAGCCCTTGGGGATTTTATCTGAAGGGCACGACACGCCTTTAGACGCGGACAGCCTCCCAAGCCAACCATCTGCTCCACACCAAATGGTGTTTTCCCCCCAACCTCAACTGCATGTCTCTGCGTTTCTCTACATATTGCACAATCTTCATCCAAATTGGCCTGGAAGCATGTTATTAGAGAGACTGCAACGGTATGATGCTGACCATATGGTTAGGGAAGCCAAAATTAAAGTTTTTCGGATAGATTGCTCGTGGGAACATAAACACTGTGAACATCACACCATAACGACCAGATAGATAGCAACTCAGGCGTATAGCCTACGTTACCATTCACAAAAATTCTACCTAATTTTAAGTAGCCTACCGCGGTATGCGCAATTGTTCATTTGGATCAATATTCAAAGTCATCAGTATTATGACCTGCTGTTATAACTGTGTTGAACAAATATGTTATTAGttgtaaataataaatacatgttttgaaCAACAGACACCAGTGAACATAATGTAAATGTCTAACTTTTTGCTTTGCCAAATAGACATGCAGGCCATCGTTTCCCTCAGTGAAAAAACTGGACTGGAGTTCAGACAGAGGACGGAGCTTGTTTAGCGCGCTGAATCTCCACGTAGGTTTATTTTAGGACAATGAGTCTCTCGTCGGCATCCTGTGTGATGCTCAAAAGTAATTGTGCTGTAATTGTGCTGATTACAATTCTAAAGAATCTGTCGCGTGGCTCGAATGCCTGCCTCCAGATGATGGATATCAGCAGTGCAGCCTCACCACATGACGACAGAAACTCGATAGCAAATCATCTGCTCGCTTTGGCCCAGCCCGTATTTTAATGACAATACCCGTGTGATTACCTGTGATCCTATGAACGAGACGAGATTCATTTGTCTTCAAGAAGTCCGATTACTCCGGCCAGCTGCTCTATGAGTGAACAAGGACCCATTTCAAAGAGGCCGTTCTTTGTGCCCTGTATGTTGTTGGGGTCATGGGGGGATATTGGAGTAactttgcgtgtgtgtgcgcgcgtgcgcgtATTTGTGTGCCTTCTTCAGGACGGGGTTTACTGCTGAGCCTCTCGAATTCTTTAGCAGAGTGGAAGGCAGTCGCGTGCTTTATGGAGAACATCTGCTTCTGTTTTGGGTGTCTTTTTCCTTGTGTGTCAAGCTTGGGTCCTAGAGGGGGTTGGAAAAAATCAATCCAAACGGCAATAACAAGAAGAAGGCAATATGCCTACATAACCTATAGGCATAATATCCTAAGAAAATCCCTGATTCATTGGATTAGACCTATAGCATAAGGTAGGCTGGAAAAGGTCTAATTCACTCCATTAAATTAGCAGGAAAGATTGTTGAGAATCATTTTGTAGGCTCCAGCCTTTTTTGATTCGGAGTAGCTGCTGATGTGAATTCTTTGGAACCCTCTTCCCAATAACTAAAGGTCTGAAGCGTCTGGCATGTGCAAGATTGCTTTAGCACAGATTGGCAGATTCTTTTTATGTAAGAGCTTTTAGTTTTTAGCAAACTTCATCCCTACCCCCATAAAACCATCTTCACTATTTCACCTTGGGGATGAGCTCCAGTGCTAGGATACCATCAGACCATCATTATGAGCCCCTCACCCCCAATTCCAGAGCAAGGCAATCTGAATTACGGCACAACGCCATCCCACTGAATGGAGGATTTAACGGGGCGGTGCCCCTTTAGAATGGCTCCCCAGGTCCCTGGGAGCATCTGCCCAGAGATGACCAGATGTAGGCACCTGTGGTGACAGCCTGCGTATGCTCCAACCTATTCACACTTTTCAAGTCACGGCCACAATAGAAGATAAAGCTTTGTGTGCACAGTATTATAACTCCTGGATGATCTATTTCTCAACAGCAGTAGGCTGAAATCTACTTTTTATTAGGCCTAGTTAACCAACTTCACTATTGAACTCTTTCTCCAACTTTATTTTCAAACGTTCAACAAATGATTAGGGTATGAAGTGTGACAACTTTTAGGATATTTAGCAGCCAACCTGAATCATAGCCTTGGCCCTAGGCTTAGTTCTTATTATTAAACAGTTCAAACATTCTGTTGCAATAGCTAGAATACTTCTCCCTGAAAAGCATGGCCAGAGAGTCACACTCAGTGCGCTTTGAAACTATTTTTCGGAATATTCTGTGAGCATTATACCTATTTAGTCAGTTATTAATTCACTTACATGACATACATTGACTGGTATGAGCCAGTGTATTGTATTGCTCCTAGCCACTACTTAAAACATATTTCATTTGCATTTGTATGAGTTGGTATAAAAGACTTGCAGTATTTCATGGAGAAATGTTGTCCAGAAACCTGTGGACCTCAGGGAGATGGCAATGCAGCATGTCAACAGCCACCAACAGGGCAGAAGCACCACTACTCCTACGCAGGTGGTGGATGCCATGGCCTGTCTGAGGGACTGGTATGGTGGCCAGTGGAAAGAGTTTATGCATTGCCTGGAGGAGTTTGTGGGTGCCTTCACAAATGCAGGTatctgtcacaacgtccacagaaggtggctcctctcctcggtcgggcggtgctcggcggtcgtcgtcgccggcctactagctgccaccgatctgtgtttcagtgtctgttagttatgtctgtttttggttgcacctgtttcgtgtttgtcattagtggggagggTATTTAGTTcgtctgtgtttagttaggattcgtgcgggattgttttatgtTACGTGTGGTAGGGGTTGTAATTATTTAAGGTAGTTGCATTTTGCTACGTATCGTTTAGGCTTTAGGGTTGCTGGGCTCGTCATTTGACTTTTGTGCTTATATGTGGATTTTGCCCCTTGGCagtattaaattaagtttgttcaaacggacctcagtctcctgcgcctgactcatcctCCAAGTGTTCTAGCTGCCCGTGACAGTATCTGACTTGTGTTTTTCTTTGACGGTCACAAGTCAGTTGTGTGGAGGTGaggatggagtcaggcgcaggacacagaactgagtcaAAATAACGTCATTTACTCTGAAACAAGAATATACCAaaaatccacgcagggataaTAACACTAAGACAGCCGACtaacacaaaacaagaaacaatcacgcacaagacataatgagaaccagagggttaaatagggaaataatcataacataatgggaaccaggtgtgaacaatcaagacataacaaatggaaaaagaaacgtagatcggtggcagctagaaagccggtgacgacgaccgccgaacgcctcccgaacaaggagaggcaccaacttcggcggaagtcgtgacattgacTGGGCAGTGGAAGAAGGCAAACAGGCAGAGTTGGTGAAACGGCAATTGAGGGTCAACGAGAAGGTTGCCAGGGTGTTCCACCATTTAAAGtgccataatcaacagcctggCCGGGAGCTGTTCTGCCTCCCCTCAGGGCTGGCCACCTTATCTCGCTTTGCCCTCAAGTCTCTAGGCCAGGAAACCTGGTGCTCTGCCCGCGAGGACGACTATGAGATCACCAGCTTTGCCCTCTGTCATAACTGTAGGGCATCCTGGGACAGGACACAAACTTCATAATCTTTGGCTCAGTCCCCTATCTGTCTGTGAGTCAGCTGAGTCTAGACACCATGACCACATGCTGATTTCCAGAGACTGTCCCACGCCCTCCAGCTCCCTCTGCTCGCGTGTCTCCTTTGTAACGATGTGGTGCCAGAGCAGTAGATGCAGCGGTCGCGTAGTGATGCCCTGGCAGCTTACAGGACATCCACATCCACCACAACGGTAGAAAATGTATGCTGTAGCAGATTTCATCAGTAACAACAATCTGTCCAGAGTGGGAACCCATGGTGTTAGCTCTCTGCCTCTAGAATGAGAGGTTTTGGACAAAGGAATACAGTACTATCTACTTCCCGGTCAAAAGCTACTATGGGACATTAGTGACACCTCTCCTCGTAGAGGTATCTGAAGAAGAGCTGCTTGAGTCCTTacagcagcgtttcccaaactcggtcctcgggaccccaagagTTGCACGTTTcattttttgccctaacacttcacagctgattcaaattatcaaagctcgatgattagttgattatttcaagcagctgtgtggtgctagggcaaaaaccaaaatgtgcacccctgtcccccagtttgggaaaccctgccttaCATCCTCCAGGGAAGAAACAGATGTAGATTGTTTCAGTTTAATAAACTAGTAACATAAAAAGCCCAAACAATATGATGGTTATGTTTGTTTTGAATCCTGTTTTTTCTTTACAGG comes from Salmo trutta chromosome 18, fSalTru1.1, whole genome shotgun sequence and encodes:
- the LOC115152863 gene encoding delta-like protein D; translation: MGRQSRVIAVILCVLIGQGFCSGVFELKLQEFLNKKGVTGNTNCCKSASGIQQCECRTFFRICLKHYQVNVSPEPPCTYGGAVTPVLGSNSFQVPETTAEAFANPIPFSFGFTWPGTFSLIIEALHTDSGDDLSTDNPEGLISRFTTQKHLTVGDEWSSDLQTSGRTELKYSYRFVCDEHYYGEGCSVFCRPRDDAFGHFTCGDRGEIICNSGWKGTYCTEPICLPGCGEEHGFCDKPGECKCRVGFSGRYCDDCIRYPGCLHGTCQQPWQCSCLEGWGGLFCNQDLNYCTHHKPCVNGATCTNTGQGSYTCSCKPGFTGASCEIEVNECSDNPCQNGGSCTDLENTYTCACPPGFYGNSCELSAMTCADGPCFNGGRCADNPEGGYYCQCPLGYAGFNCEKKIDHCTSNPCSNGAQCMDLVNSYMCQCPEGFSGANCEDNIDECANYPCQNGGTCLDGMNDYTCTCPPGYTAKNCSSTISKCEHNPCHNGATCHERKNRYVCACVPGYGGHNCQFLLPEHPQGQPGVEGAGKRYSDEEDQGTFPWTAACAGIILALLLLVACAVLVVYIRVKVQQRSQQGDTHSESETMNNLANNCQRPDKDLSVSVIGTTGVKNTNKKVDFHSDNAGGEQNGYKSRCSSTDYNLVHELKPEDVSKEDQEKSEAKCSESDCSESFCSDSEFEEKHRKCLKSDASEDKRPVESMCNEASICNNTKYQSVYVISDEKDECIIATEV